In Scomber japonicus isolate fScoJap1 chromosome 21, fScoJap1.pri, whole genome shotgun sequence, one DNA window encodes the following:
- the eif5a gene encoding eukaryotic translation initiation factor 5A-1, whose translation MADPDLDFTTGESGASATYPMQCSALRKNGYVVLKGRPCKIVEMSTSKTGKHGHAKVNMVGIDIFTNKKYEDMCPSTHNMDVPSIKRIDYQLVNIAESYMSLMSDNGDIREDLRVPENDIGKEIESKFEAGDEFMVTVISAMGEECAVATKVLASK comes from the exons ATGGCAGATCCCGATCTTGACTTCACGACCGGAGAGTCTGGCGCCTCCGCCACCTACCCCATGCAGTGCTCTGCTCTGCGTAAGAACGGATACGTGGTGCTGAAGGGACGCCCCTGCAAAATCGTTGAGATGTCCACCTCCAAGACCGGCAAACACGGACATGCTAAG GTTAACATGGTTGGCATCGACATCTTCACCAACAAGAAGTATGAAGATATGTGCCCCTCCACCCACAACATGGATGTTCCCTCCATTAAGAGGATAGACTACCAG TTAGTTAACATCGCTGAGAGCTACATGTCCTTGATGAGCGACAACGGAGACATCAGGGAGGACCTGCGTGTTCCCGAAAACGACATCGGCAAGGAAATCGAGTCAAAGTTTGAAGCCGGTGATGAATTCATG gtcaccGTGATTTCTGCCATGGGGGAGGAATGTGCTGTCGCTACCAAGGTCCTGGCCAGCAAataa